tCAGTACATCATAAATAGAATGCAGCAGCAGTTTACTGTCGGGAATTTGTCGCGTCACACTGCATGCAGTGTAACCTGCATaccatattttccgcactataaggtgcacttaaaagcctttaatttccTCCAAAAAACGACAGTGTGCCTTATAATCTGGAGCGCCTTATATATTGATCAAGGTTTTGATcaattccctttagcacagctccatctagtggatgcataatgaAAACctagtcaaacgtttgactgcagtatcttctattctatgcgccttataatccggtgcgccctatatatgaaaacagttctaaataggccattcattgaaggtgcgccttataatccggtgcggaTATAATCCCCCTCACTCCGAAGCTTCAAATATTCAGGGTTGATTACTACTGAAGCCGCCGAATATAAATATGTTCAAATATGTTTATGTGataggacaacaggggatggactttttcgcTGGAGGAAGCTATATGATGGATTGTGAACTCTTTTAAAGTTAAATAAGTGACacaattatgtttttttcctacttcacaagacattcattgatTGAATGGagtcatcagaatcagaaagagtttTATTGTCAAGTGTGTTTACATACACAAGGAGTTTGTCTTGGTGTCACAAGCTTCCATTACAGAAAGTACAGACATAGTGCAGACATACATATCATTTAGGgtaataaagtgaaaaaaaataatactaataataaagagaatagacaataaataaaatagagaatatagagaaaaagaaaacaccaGTAGACAGAATTGTGAATGTGCATATGAGCTGTTTACAGGGGGCAGAGTGACAGAGTGAAGTTCAGTTTTATTACTGATAGAACACATTAATGTTGTTATTACAGCACTGGGGTAGATACTATTTCTGTATCTAATAGTGCTAGTTTGAAAAGTCCTGAGCTGTTTACAAGAGGGCAGAAAAGAGAGGTGAGATTTATGCCTGATTAGTCAGGGTTTGAGTGTGATTTCTTCTTGAAGTGATCACAAGAGAAATGTGCATTCTTttagcatttaaatttaaaatttttaaatgtaattattttggtGTGATTAATCCCCccaccccaaaagaaaaaaaaaaaaaaaaaatgtatcaataaGAAATGAACACGGTGTATTATTtcatcataataatatataagaatatttgacgtttataatgttacaatttcACGTTAATGCTGAACtatctattaaaaaaatgtttccacaGTTAACTAGCACCATTGTTTTCAACAATTATAATAGTAAtgattgtttcttgagcagcaaatcggcatattagaatgatttctgaaagatcatgtgacactgaagactggagtactgaTGTTAAAAATTCACCTGTGCATTACAGggataaataaaatgtttgtttatatatgtatatatatatatatatatatgtatatatatatatatatatatatatatatatatatatacatatatagaaatatttttttatgtagtacttcttcataattttgctgttgatactgtatttttgattaaaaaaaatcccaacttggtgagcataagagacttcaagaaaaaaaaattgtataaactcTTTAACTCCCTCAATATGTCAATTACTAATAACAAAATCCACACCATCACATTTGTTATTCCAGTATGTTCTCCCAGCTAACCATCTGTTTTGCTAACTCCACCAGGATGGAGACATATTGGCCTCCAGCTTTCCTGTTGAAACTCAAGTTGCGTACATCCTGAGTTTAGGGGTCGTGAAGGAGTTTCGAAAACATGGAATAGGTGAGAGTTGACATTTGTCTCACCTGTCCTTACAAACTGTGTGAACTGTCACtcatatttctttctctctctttgcagGCTCTCTGTTGCTGGACAGTTTAAAGGAGCACATCTCCACCACGGCTCAGGACCATTGTAAAGCCATCTACTTGCATGTGCTCACCACCAATAACACTGCCATTCACTTCTATGAGAACAGAGACTTTAAACAGCACCATTATTTACCGTATTACTACTCTATACGAGGAGTGCTGAAGGATGGCTTCACCTACGTCCTGTACATCAATGGTGGACATCCTCCATGGACTCTCTTATATCCTTTTCGTTATCTCACACATTTGTGTTCTTGTCACATTTATCTTTTAGTGGGAATAATCAAGGTGATTGGTAACTAGAGTTGCATGTTTTGTAGGTTGCTGAtaactgtaaaaatataattataattagtcATACCAAATAATTTTAACTGATAATGTGTTCATTGGTGTCACATTTTATTGTGACTCATGTTAATGTTGCCCCATGTTTTATTGGTACTGGCAGCACATAGAAATTAAACTACTACTAAATGTAttacactactgctcaaaagtttggagtcagatgtaaacaatatttaataaaataatataatacaaataatcaaTCATGGAtccagtttacacaaaaatattaagcatcacaatgATTATCAACAtggatgataataagaaatgtttcctgagcagcataaCAGCATGTTAAAATGAATTCTgtagggtcatgtgacactgaagactggagttcagctttgctatcactaaaataaatgtaataatattttacaatatttctgatattatattattaatatttcttatattaataagaaaattaatattaataattgtggtccagggtcacatatttcaaaaatatttaaaaatccttatccccagacttttgaacagcagtgaatATTCTCAATTGTCTAGCAGTCAGATAGCAATGTAATCTCCAAAATCACAACATAGGTCCCTTAATATCCTGGTCTGAATTTGAACTGTAAATGACTGGCAGAAAGCATTTCTTAACTCACTGAGCACTGATTATATTCATCATATAGGTTCGGCCCTGGCCAGTCTGAGCCCCTGCTCAATTCCTCAGAGAATTTACCGCCAAGCACAGAATCTGCTGCGCAGCTTTCTGCCCTGGTCCAGCATCTCTTCCAAGAGCGGCATTGAGTACAGCAGAACCATGTGAGGTCACGACAGTGCAGGGTAAGCCTGACTCACACACCTACAGAGATCACCTCTTTCTACTCTTAAATGTCTCATTCATTTTCATCTAAGCTCTATTGATGTCTTATTCATCAGGTGGAAGAGATTGATTTGTGTGGGTCACATCAGAAGGTGAAGAGGAATGTGAAGACTGATATCAGATCTCTCTGGTCTCGACTCTTGAGCAGTGTATTATACttgtacattttatatgtatatacatatatatactttcattaatatattatgcATAGTCATTATTAGATTGCCCACTTAATATAAACTCTCCACGTCATGCCTGTAATTCTGTTGCTGTGTAGAAATATTCTATTGTTTATCTGGACTTTTTtgatataaatagattttttttttttggtggctgtTTTATAAAGATGATTTTAAGGTTGGATGGTAGAAGTATGCATACTTTTGCCATTTAGTCACTGTCATGCATGTCAAGCtctattgtttttgtgtgtgtgtgtgtgtgtgcaggaacaCTTTGACACTAATCATATATTTTAGCCTccatttttaagttttttaataacatttgcaCAGAGGCAATGAATGTAGTGTTGctttgaagaaagaaagaaagaaaaaaaaacttacagacaACCCTCCATCTCACCAAATGTGTATTGCTACTGTCAAATGCAAATGtgaaaaaacctttttaaattcAGATCAACTTAATTTAGCTAGAGTTACATCCTGCCATCCCATGCAGTGttctttctgttcttttaaagGGGAGATAAATGAATGTTTTGGGGAAGAGAAATGCTTGAATTTTGGTATGTTGCTGTGAATCGGGGATGtacacacaaaataaacagatttataaATCAACACTCCGGCATTACATGACTTACAATATCAAAAAAGTTATTTATCTGTGTTTGACCATCCATTCATGATGCTTTTGATGAAACGCACTAGTTCATCAGGAAAGAAAGTTTACAGACAAACATTTCTACAAGAGAAGTCTTACAGAAACGGTCCTATCATATGTAAATGGTCTTAAAAAATAAGTTCCGTCCATTTTCGGTTCTGTAAAAACACAATCTGAAAAAATTTGAGTTTTCAAAAAGACAAAGTAGCATGTACTGTATGAATAGCTGTTTTGAACAAGTTCTCAATATACTGTAGGTAATGGAACCACTATCACCTTGTACTTTTAAGTTTGATATTGTGTGTAAATCTACAATTATTCTCCAGTCTGTTTTTAATGTTGCATTCTTGTGAACTGATACATTGttatgttttacatttcattGTATTACATTTTCATTCTGTAGTATCTAAACGGGAAATGTTTTACGCTCTTATAGTAAAAAATACAAGAAGAGAAGATGGAGAAACATGTAGGTGACATTAAATATTGAAAGcagtaactgaaatgtttttcataatCTTACCTGACAGTCTCTGAATTGTGAAGCACCCTTCTTTTGTCCACAAAAtgaattgtattgttgtattgctCGTCCATTTGCATCCCTCCATTTGTTTCTTCTTCATTTATGAATTGATCCACTAAGAGCATTTTGAGATGACCTATAGGTAagagagattaaaaaaataaaataaaccaagatTGTGCAAACACTTGTTTGATTTGCTTTATGTAAATTTTTGTTTACATGTCAAACTCGGAATATGTGAGGTTTTACGGTAATTGTGATTGAATGATGCGTAGTTTTGGATGACTTCGGTTTAGTCACGCCTCTTTGGACCCTCATTCAGACAGTGAGACAGAGACTAGTAAACGCAAGGCATCTAATTCTGTTGaggttgcttttgttttgttttttttaccgaCTCTTTTCTTTGGCTCGTGCACATTTGCTAACGGTGAGTGATGCTGAGATTCTGTTTGAAATGTTACATCCAAAGTGACTTGTTATTACGAAAGTGAAAGAAAGGGCACTTTTGCGTGTTCGTGAGTTATTCAAGAGATTAAATGAATAACAACGAGAGATGTTCGCTGTTTAAAATCTGTTAGACGTCAAATGTAAATGCTAAACATTGATCAATTTCTCTTTTGGAAGTCTGACTTTAATCTGTCGCATCTTTATTCGTTCATCGGCATCGTTCTGCTCTtttgttatactttttttgtgaTATGTAACTTTCAAGGATTCGGATGTGAGATATTGTAGAAAGTTTGAGCAAATGAGTGAAATAAAGTGGTTTAATGAATGCATTTGGAGTCGAGTTGGTGAAGGGAGGGGTCAAAGCGCAGCTTGTCGCAGTAAACACTACTAGTAAACATGTGCCACGATTCTAGGAAATATACaggaaaaatgtgttttatgttaaGAATGTGTTTTGGTGGGATGCTCATAATATTGCAGTTGACACCAGATGACAGTGAAAAACAGATCCTCTATGGAGAAGTGCGCTGCTTCTCAGTTTTGCTGTGCCAGGACAAATTACAATGCAACTGTGTTCTTTATTGCTTTGATGTAGCGCTACAAAAAGTGTCTCAGTGTTGGGTTGCTGACTTAATCTTCAACAACATTGTACAGTAGCATGAAGTAGACGTGACCTTTGACAACTCTTCCATCTTACATAGTAAAAATGCTCCATAGAAAATGTACACagtaaataatgttaaattaacAACTTGATTAATGAATGGATTTATAAGACATAtaaagctgtatttttttaacataacTTGCTTTTccattttgtaaaattattattattgttgttgttgttatttttacccAAAAGGAAATTTATTGCAAAAGTAGACATTGGCTTGACTGATGTATTTGGTTGCTGTTTTTTTCTAGGCCTACGCATTTCTATGTTTTCTATCTAATGAGGACTTAATCTTTAAtcgttttatttgttattttgcaaTTTGACAATCTCAGCCTGCAGTGACTTGTATTATGTTggatggttttcaaaaaaaaagaaaaaaagaatgacgcttttttttttttactcgctGGAAAACAAATTCCAAATTAGTgaatcatatgggtttggaacgaatATGAGTTCTGTTACCTTCAAGTCATGTCAGAAAGATAGTATTTACAGGTTGAACACTGGTCAGTGGGCTACCACAAAGCTGGCGAGTGGGTAAACTTGAGATTTTTTTGGGCTCGCAGTGGAGGCGTGTCAGCTAGAAAATACAGACACAGTGAATCTGTATTGATGGTACAATTgttgaaattattataataatatctcTGAGTTGTAATAATTCAGTACAACTCAGAGGACACAcgtatgttttaatgtaattaaagACATTTGGATAGCTATCTGATCATCTGTTTATGTAAACCAGCACAATATGTTGCAGTACAAACTCAAGACAATGACAAAGCCCATAGTCAATAAGGAAAAGGATAATGGCAAATTATGTTAATTGTTTCTAGAGAAAGCATCTTGAAGTTTTGATCTGTCAGAAAATACAATGGAGATGTAAATTAGGTTTCAGCGCCTCTTGACATAATAGATTTGGCCTTTTCTACTCTACCAGTCATATATTTAAAGATCTATTTTGCAAGCTATGAGACTATGGAGGAGTTGGATGCtgatatagaaataaaaataataaacataatgttGGGAtgaatatgcataaaaaaaagcttattatGTTGTATTTCTATACTGTATTGTTGGAAACCCATCTGTCCTGGGAGGAGGAAACTACCCTACCAGCTTTGATTAGCTGTTGTGTCCtttcttccattttttttatttttattttcctgctCTCCCTTGTCCCAAGGCCTATTGGAAATTTGGATTATGTTTTCAAAATATCACAGTCATAATCTGATATTTCAAACATGATTTCCACCCTTCCGAAAAAGTAAGCTTTCCCGTTTTCCATCATGCACTCTCAGGAAAAacaggtacaaaagctgtcagcTGTCATTTTAGGTACTAAAATGTAGACTTTAGGTACtgatatgtacctttaaggtaccaatatggaCTGTTAAGGTACAAAGctgtgccttttgaaaaggtaccgccccagtgacagccTTTGgactttttttctaaaagtgtgtaATCTGCATTTCTAAATAATCATGTCAGCTTGTATCAGCTTGTTGTTTTTGTGGTTAGACCTGAATATGTTCACAGATGTATTTGTGCACAAGTTCAGTAATGGCATTTTGTCAGGCCAGGTTTAGTTTATGTTGGGCAAGTGAATTTCAATGTAGTGTAACTTCATTTAGATTTAAGAccattaaaggaatagatcacctaaatattaaaccatttactcactctcatgtcgtcaCGAACCTGTATGACGTTTTCATGCAAGGAAATATTTACTTGATTTCAAGAAGTATCATTTGTCTTTCTGTTTAGTGCATAAACAATGGAGATGTGTTGAGCTTGCTGTGTTTGAAGAGGTCAAATGCATATGTCTGTTGCACATACTGTAGCTTTACAAAAACAGGAAATTACATGTTGCTGTAACTGTTATTGCTGAAGTATATACTGCACGGAGAAAGGACATTCCTGAATGGTAGagactaaatgtaaaaatgtatgactCAGTTATTGATTAAAAAAGACCCTTCTCTTAGAATCATGGAGAAGTTCTGTTTATTCTCTCATTCATGCTTGATTCAAACTTATTGAGGCTGTAACAGTAGGGTCTGAGTCAGAGCTGTCCTTGCACTCTGAATCTGTGGGCTGGATTCAATAGTGTGCCGTCACTGTGTGTAGAAACATCTTTTGATGAGAATGTAGGCATCTGGACCTGGCTGAGGTCATTTTGGGCACATTATTTCATTTCCTGCAGGCTGTGATGCATACAAACTCTTAATTATATTCATCCATCAGTTTATATCCATTTAGCATGTTGTCCTCGGGGAAAACATGGGCAAGAGTGGGCATGTTATTGGACGAATGCAGCTGACGTTGGCGTGTACTGTGCTGGTGTGATAATGATTGTTGTTGATTCCATTAAGTGGTGTAGTTTTGTTAAGTGTTTCTCTCAACTCGCATTTTGTTGGAAACGTACATTCATTGGGTCGTTAAAAGGCAATAAAAGCAGTGCTGCTCACTTCCTGTGAACTTTACAAACTGAACCTCTTCAGGTGCTTTCGGCCCTTGAGTGCAAACAAACAGATGATTGTAACCCATGCAACATTCCCACCTCCAGACTCGTCATGCAGATGGAGAGCGTTTCGATTCCCTTTATCTCTCCATCACTGCTGTATTTATACTCGCCAACTTCACGGAAGCTTCGCCCAGCACAGCAACACAGGCTACAGGTGGAgtgcaggagggggaggaggttgATGCGACCAAGGTCGCCCCATTTCCTCGTTGAAGAACAAGTAGCGCTTGTACCCAAGCACACTGTTGCTGGTGAGTAGCCCGGTCATGTCAAGGGCAGAGATGAGATTCATTTCAGAGCTGCTTGTTAGTACACTTGCTAGATTAGGTGCAGATTAGTAAATCAGCAGTTACATACTGTACATAGCTGTCTGCTGATGACGCCCACTTGTAGTCTTTCTGCTGGAGTTGTTTATCCTACCGGCCAGGTTGGAGGGAATATCATAAAGATTCTGTGTACGTATAGACAGAATTTGTTTATGGTCTTTGCATGCttcatttattttgtactttttgtatGCTTCATGTAAAGAGTATGCTGAAAATTTGACTTGAAAGCTCTAGAATGTCACCCAGCAAACAGgaaacatttctatatttttgtttagaaaaaataaaacggaATGTTTTGAACATTCAGGGAACATTAACTGGAAACGTTAGCAAAACGTACTTGAAACATATATTTTTGGCTGGTGGCATGAACATGTAGAAGTGTAAGCTTGTGATCATATCTATGTTTATAGTTGTTGTGGGCAGTACTTGAGACTGTTTCATTGTTGTTGCCTTGACATATGTTTCCTGTTAGGTGATGCAAATGTACATGTTCTGGCCCTGCTGCATGTTTTATTCCCTGTTTTTATGAGTATGCAGCTTGTGGTATTATTTTAAGTCCTTATTGACATCAAGGCATAACTTGAAATCACATTTAGTCTACAAAAACCTGTTCTGTTGTGCTATTGCATACTAGCATGGCATAGTTTAGGATCCCTGCTCACAAAATTGCTTCGTCCTCCTGTTGTGGATGGTTCATGCCAGATAGAGTTATTTGCCTATGCAGGCAGATTTTTCAACACGGACTCTGGTTAGAGGTGGAGTTGATGGAAAATAACAGTAAATTCCATATCTGACCTTAGTGCGGTCTATGTGCTCATCCTGAGGTCATGTCTTCTCCTGTTGACCTTTGTCTAAAAGCTGTTGTTTGGTTTTAGACTTGTTTGAAATGATGGACAAATTGTCTCTCTGTGTACGGCATACTAAACAGATTTTTGCAGACTAAAAGATTTTTGTAAGGCTAATACTACgaacaaaaatacattgttttaaCCACTGCACAAGTGCAACTTCAATGGAAACATCCAGTTTTAAATATTGTTACTtttgataagaaacaaagtctcatctttcaaattatgtcatttttttcaggaaattaaaacaataaaatctgtTTTGGCGCTCTTTGATGTGGCATAACAGACCACTTGTATAAACCCTTCctccttaaaggtcccgttcttcgtgatcccatgttttaaactttagttagtgtgtaatgttgttgttagagtataaatagtatctgtaaaattctaaagctcaaagttcaatgccaagcgagatattttatttaacagaattcgcctacaaaaaaaacgacccgtttggactacatccctctagttcctgcagtaatgacgtcactaaaacagttttttgactaacctctgcccacatgaatacacaaaaagggggcgtggtcttgttgcgctccgacggagaagaggaagagctgcgtttgtgtttgtgtttgtcgccatgtcgtcgaaatgctgttattttcatctcggagtccaatcacctttgtttgggcttcccagggacgctgtacttagagatcaacgGTTACATGATGGTTACAATGGTTAttatgtttaacttggttcccgaaaattataatccacatgttaaactatgtgcagcacattttgctgaggacaccttcctcaatctcaatcagtttaatgccggattcgcacaaagattattcctgaaagatggagcagttccctctttgtctggagaaggcgttgtttatggactacaaccggtaagtgtattttattatttaagttggtgcgtttaacagtttctgtaacttattacataatgggcaacgctgtttagctttgttaactagatgttagggctgtgcaaaaaaatcgaatgtgattttcatgcgcatctcgtcagtaaaaatgctcctgtgattataagtacatctccagcacatgctcctgcccacttgcttcttaaaactactccaaaactagtagtgatgtgtcgttcgttttttgaacgaatcttttaggtgaacgaatcgttctcgttcacgtaatccactgactcgtacttctcgttcagtgaagttcctcccttcacagcagcGCGGAGCTATatgcagcgcatgcgcagctcagtgaaccgggtaacaaccatttcatcc
The sequence above is a segment of the Carassius carassius chromosome 9, fCarCar2.1, whole genome shotgun sequence genome. Coding sequences within it:
- the LOC132149084 gene encoding N-alpha-acetyltransferase 60 isoform X2 is translated as MTDVVATTALSEIKLRLLCHDDIERIKVLCGEWFPIEYPDLWYHDITSNKKFFSLAATFRGGIVGMIVAEIKSRTKVHKEDGDILASSFPVETQVAYILSLGVVKEFRKHGIGSLLLDSLKEHISTTAQDHCKAIYLHVLTTNNTAIHFYENRDFKQHHYLPYYYSIRGVLKDGFTYVLYINGGHPPWTLFDYIHHIGSALASLSPCSIPQRIYRQAQNLLRSFLPWSSISSKSGIEYSRTM
- the LOC132149084 gene encoding N-alpha-acetyltransferase 60 isoform X1, coding for MTDVVATTALSEIKLRLLCHDDIERIKVLCGEWFPIEYPDLWYHDITSNKKFFSLAATFRGGIVGMIVAEIKSRTKVHKEDGDILASSFPVETQVAYILSLGVVKEFRKHGIGSLLLDSLKEHISTTAQDHCKAIYLHVLTTNNTAIHFYENRDFKQHHYLPYYYSIRGVLKDGFTYVLYINGGHPPWTLLYPFRYLTHLCSCHIYLLVGIIKVIGN